The Montipora capricornis isolate CH-2021 chromosome 3, ASM3666992v2, whole genome shotgun sequence genome includes the window TCCAGTGCCCTCTTGACTACATGTCCATCTGGTCTCCTCAACGTGTGGCCGATCCATCCCCAAGCTCTTTGTTCTCCCTTGTGGTGATGCTTGTGCTCCCCAACTTTATGGCCTGTTTCTTTAAGAGGCATTAAAAGACGGCAATTAGATCGCGAATCCCTGTCGACTCTTTTGACGCTTTACAAGCCAAATGCAAACTTACTCCCACGAAGGGCTGACTGACGAAATAAACTTGCATTATACACATTTCGATAAATGTCAACTTCTACAAACAGCCACGTTACATTCAAATATTTCACTGACAATTTGCTATATTCTTGACATCAGTCTGTTCAAATTCATTAATACGAACCAAATTTGCTTCCGACATAATTTGAGCTATCACATAAAGTCGTGGATTTTTCATGGGGAAAAAAGGGCTTCGAAGTTATTAAATTCGACTGATCTGCTTTGAAAGTTTCAAAAGGCGGAAATTTTAGTATTAGTTCCATTGCATTTTAATTCCACAGACGCATCACCTGTCTTTTGATTGCATTGAGTTGTAACGAGAATGTAAATATGTTACATACAACTCATGATACCAtctgaaattcaaacaacaCCTTGACACGCTACGGATCAAGGCCACAATAACACGAAAACccattttgtacatgtaattatttatttctttgatcgtgagcgggcggtatcctgagaatcctgcaatctgattggttccgggagcgggcagtattttcctatctcctgaccacggtcatggtaaccaactacgctaagcgcagagtgaacttgcgaattgaaagagcgaagtttcaatttgtcttaattgttttttgcaatagagcagtgttattgttcaactttctcataaaaaacaatggattctgacgaaagctattaccgtccagtgaaagcgaattttattacccaacaatgcgtaaaattaaaacatgacttttagagtttttcttaatagtttctcctaccttctaagaatagaatttagaaataaataaaaacgttattcaccggccttggtcggtccgtattgggaaaaactgtgccctctgtctcgagtacggccctcggcctacggcctcgggccgtactcaagacctcgggcacagtttttcccaatacggacctcccggccggtgaataacatatatgtattttaattttaagacCTTCTTAGGATTAAACCCAAAATGACACAAAAAAGGACAATGTACTGAATTTTTTCAAGCGCTGTCTTACTCCTATCAGTCGAACGGCTTAACAATTCTCAGTTTACCAATAGCATTGTAAACGCATGCTgaaaacaatatcaaaatagaacGATACAAAGTTGTAAAGTCTAGCAATACTGTTAATGcatccctgaaaaaaaaagagtttttagttttcatttaaaaattgtttacattctCGGGGTCCATGAACTTTAGCAGCAAGAGAAAAATGATCGTCCACAGTAGTTTGAAAACAGCCGTGCGTTGCTCAATTGAGAAGCCAAGGAGTACGAACATAACAAGACCGATGGATATGATTAAAAATCTGTTGCCTGCGTTAAAAAGAGATTCAACTATATGCCTTCAAATTTTGGCTATATTCTGTAACCTGCTTTTCAGTCCTCTCGAATTGATATGCTATATTCCTATGATACAAAATTTACTGTCGTTGATAAAAGTTCTGGTGGATTGATTTGCTATACGACCGTCACAGGTTTGCAGAAGAAGAATCTCTCTTGTAAATATACGCAGGTTAAAGCCACCTACAGTAACATAATTGGcattaaatttacaaaacatggacAGTATTTTATGTTGTCTTTCGCTTCAAAGAATACATTCAAAATAATAATCCTTCTTATCAATTTCTGTAAAGTTACGGTAACGTGAGAATTTGGGGTTACACCAGGTGACAATATCCATGTTTGATTATTTATTCTCAAACTGATTAACAACTCGTCAAGGTTAAAGAAAGTGAATCATAAAATCATAACCTTGTTGGGATCTCTGATCGTAATTAGCATGaattttcatgattttatttCTCGGTTTTTCCCTTAGTTTTAGTTTCAGGTGATAAGATACATCTAACACTCAAGACACTGTTTTACCATATTTCGAAGCATGTCGAGGCTGGTCAAACATGCTCCACTGCCTGTCGTTAATCTTTTTCAACGCTCCTCTCGGTGTTTAGACGCGGTCTCtcttgtttaattaatttattgccacttttttttcttttttcctttctcaGGATACATTTAATTGACATTTCCACTGATGAAAGGAAAGCCCAAAACGTTTGGCACTGTTTAAACATTACGACATGCACTGAATACTGCTTGCGAGGTCTTAAATATTCTGTTCTCGCCCACTCTCTGTTTCATTTTTACAAGCAGTGGGTCAAACAAAGTGGGCAGGAATTTTGTATCTGACTCATTTTTTTAAGAGAACACAAGGCTGGATGTCTACAAGAGTTATTACAGGAATCGCAAGATGCATGAAGTACCACTTCCTTTATCTGAACGCTGATCAAGGCGAACTACAACCGTGACAATTTTAGAAGGTACGTAACTTATCGTATTGTACGTTCGCGTTTACATAAGGTGGACTTTTATTTCAACAGAGGACATGCTGGGCGTGTACTTGTTTGAAAAGAAGAGTTGATTCTTGGAGTCATAATCCATTTCTGAATTTTAGGAAAAATGCAAAAGACTATTTTTTTATTCAAGATCCGGTTTTGgatttttaaaagaataaaCGCACCTTTCCATCTTCGGTGGTAGGAAAAACATTGTTAAAATTGACTAGTTATGTAACCCAACTGGTTCTCCTACCTATTTTCCGATAGGTAAAGACGTTTTTTCATTTAGCTTACCTGTGAGTACTCTGAGGCACGCTTAATTCCACAATTGCATCACCACTTGTGTTTCTTTTTAAGACCAAATTGTTAGATGCATAATCTATATTacattataacataacttggataaaacgcgcgttctgattggccaattgatcatttactatttgctcatgggtgcacgctcgctgacgacagctgacgtgcgatctaacttgagaagaaaatgccgtcacgagcgcatcagtcctaattttccaagacatattttcctcctcttagaataggggtgaacATCTACAGAGCTccaaatagaaagatatagccctaaagattaatcagcagcggaaaaggaggattcaagatcttaaagagacgaaagagcgtttcgtgtttgcactgctttgatttccaaaaaacaatctaaactctgcttaaatattcaagccgaatcgtggaattgaaatggattttatgagggtgttttggaatgtcgattttctttttgagatttatttcatcggccatttgagttgaaatagtgtaacgtcgttttttttggattggaaaagtcgtgctgtttgcgatagcttgatcgctttcaacagaagcgaagcatgtgcaaagacagcgtgtttgtgtcgacgcttgcaagaaaatcaaaatgttttctctcctaagagcaaattattgttgattccaataaaagttttgagtgggaaaactgtttgttcatcattttgtcaaTGTTAATTcaaatttgtctttaaaaagaaaagttgtgtGGACATCgttgttgaccaaacttgatttatgcaaatacaagcgaaacacgcaggagtggtgttcacaattatgttataaaagaaatggtaagcgtgcagcgtgcaactatcgagttatggacgcacttgggaggtttgctaagcactcaagaagctagagtcgcactcggctatcgcctcgtgcgattcttacgcttctcttgtgcttagcaacctcccgcgtgcgtccataactcgatagttgcacgctgcacgcttaccatttcctAATTTAACCATCCGATAAAAGCCCAAAATCTAATCTAaacaatattttaagcaagaaatGAGCAGGGTCTCCAAAACACAGCAAAACGGTTGAGATTTGCTGGCTCATTGGTTTTTGCATACTTAATAGACGGAAATGGTTAAGAAGCCCTGTAAACATTAATGAAGCAAACAGACCCTACACGTCTTTTGTTTTACGCTCATTGACTATGTATGAATTACATAATCGCAATACTTCTATTGGTTACAAAAATGAGCACATATAACCACCTTTTGAATTTTGCCAGGTTTTGGGCAGGGTAAATCCCCAAAATGGcaagaaaatataaaaaaacaacCAACCACTATGGTTTTTGTGTGTCTCACAACAAATACGAAGCAGTGCGTCGTATACTTGATGGATATAAACATAACAGTCATGCTCCTTGTCAGTCTTATTAGTCTATTTACAGTccaagattattattattatattattattattattattattattattatattattattattattatattatagtAGTAGTACTAGAACTAGTAGTAGAGACTTTCATCTTAATAGCAAAATCTCGGTCaaaatctcggtcataaatagttgtaacacttcgtttgaacagcaagtgaagcgcatAAACGCATTAAAAAACGTACCCATCCTCATACCTCCAATCAATGTTTCatttaccggttggtttttTCACTCCAAACCATAAACATCAACCTTGAAGGTGGAGAGGGGGCAAATTTCCttctgtgttacaacatttgtgaccgagactgtagcCTGCGTGCAGACGGCGAATTTGAACTTCAACGCTATAAGTACCGTCTGCGAGTCAGTGCGCGATATCGTCTTCCACAGGCCACTGTGTggatcagttacatgtactcaaatatgattggctcgtttTGCGCAGAGTTGGAACGCGCTACGTGATTGGGGAATCTGATTCTATTTACAGATGACTTCTCTCTCAGTGTAAGTGTAAGGGAATTTCGCGTCTGACAAGTGGGGACAGCAAACCTTCTTCCTCCcttggtttttcttttaaatacgAGACGAAGAAAATtgtaattatatcatttttcgACTGTGTGACTGATTAACGCGTAACGTTTACTTTCAGAaacaaaatcaagaaatggcAATATCTGCAACTTCTCTTGTGTATGCACTGATTCTCTCCGCCATGATAATTTTCAACATAGCAGGTAACTCCCTCGTTTGCTCTCTAATGTTAAAGAAGAGAGCTTTCAAAACCGCGATCAACTGGCTTCTTTTCCACCTGGCCATCGCTGATTTACTGGTCGCTGTCTTCTTCATTCCACCTTGTACTCTGAACCACTTTATCGAGCAACCGAGTGGAGTTACTGGAGACCTGCTGTGTAAATTCATTACCGGAGGTAGCTTTGGTTGGGCGGCGGCTTCAGCCTCGAGCTTTTGCCTGGTTGCGATAGCGTTTGAGCGTTATAATGCTACTTTACGCCCATTGCTAACGCTCCGTCATGGTCGGTCATTGTGGTTGGTGCCAGCTCTATGGATGTTGGCGATTCTGTTGAACATACCACCCATTGTTGTGACAGCTTATGACGTAGAACGTCAGATGTGCGTGGAGAACTTTACAGATTACACAACGCGTCGAGCCTATTACCTTAGTTGGTCGTTTGCCAATTCAGTACTACCGATATGCATTATGGGATACCTGTACACGCAGATCATTTCGTGTCTGCGCAAGCCTGGACTCGTGCAATGCTCTTCTCCAATGTCTGCGTCACAGTCCAGGAATAAGGTTACTAAGATGCTAATTTCTGTCTCTGTCATCTTCATCACGTGTTGGACCCCTCCCACAGTGCTTTGCGTGTTGAGTCCCGTGATTCCTGGAGGTTACGGCACAGTGTATCCTGTCATTACAGCAAGTGCGTTGTTGAATTCCTGTCTCAATCCACTGGTGTACACGCTTCACAGTCAAAAGTTTAGGAAGAGTCTCGTTTCATTGATGTTTTGCTGCGACAACAAGAAGTCAGCGCAAAGTAAagagcctttggataaaaatcaaagcccaaaattttgccagtcgagtgttaagcaatcacattttcaaaatctgaagtaacaaaggaagtgattttttgatcatagtgtTATAACTATGGACATTACTAGAATATTGAAAAAATTCTTGAAACGGAGTTGCAGGAGGCCTGGTGTCGATGCACTGTTTACCAATCTGCGTCCCATTAGTAATCTGTCATTTGCTTCAAAACTTACCGAGAAAGCTGTTTTCGCTCAAATACACAAACATCTTACAACAAACAAGCTCTACCCGAAAGCGCAATCAGCATATCGTGAATTCCACAGCACAGAAACCGCCCTGCTACGAGTGAAAAACGACATATTACTCAATATGAAGGAGCAACGTGTCACTTTACTCGTACTTTTAGATCTCAGCGCggcttttgatactgtggaCCACACAATATTGCTCAACCGGCTCTCCAGGGATTTTGGAATTACGGGACATGTGTACTTTTGGTTTGAGTCTTATCTTCATAACAGATTCCAGTCTGTCTCCATCAATTCCGGGATATCGGATAAACTCCATATAAAGTAcggtgtacctcagggctcaTGTCTTGGCCCACTACTCTTTGTCCTTTACGGAAGCAAACTATTCAAGATCATCGAACAACATCTACCCGATGTGCACACCTACGCTGACGACACACAATTATACCTATCTTTCAATGCAGATTCTAGTGTTGAGCAGTCCGCTGCTTTATTGGCTATGCAAAGCTGCATTGCGGATATTAAGAAATGGATGCTCCAGGACAGGCTGAAACTAAATGATGACAAAACATTGGAACGAGACAACAACTTGTTAAAGTCAATATAGACTCTCTGCAGGTCGGTGAGAGTAGCATCCAATAGAGTAAAGAACCTAGGCTGCTGGTTTGATGGACAGCTCAAAATGGATACTCATATTAATAGCATCTGTAAGACTGCATTTTATCACTTATATAACATCAGAAGGATAAGAAAATTTCTTAACTCTGAATGCACAAAGATCCTAGTTAATGCCTTTGTCACCAGCCGTCTGGATTTTTGCAACAGCTTGCTCTATGGGCTACCAAACAACCAGCTCCACAAATTACAGAGAGTCCAAAATGCAGCCGCTCGCCTAATTTGCAATGTAGGTCGTTTTGACCACATCACTCCATCATTGTACCGGCTCCATTGGCTTCCCATTAACTATAGGATTAAgtttaaaattcttctttttgtgTATAAAGCTCTTAACGGTATTGCTCCATCCTATATATCTGATCTTTTAGAACTGAAACCAGCCTCTAGGTACAATCTCAGATCCTCTATCGATACACTTTTACTGAAACATTCTAATTTCAAAAGTCTTAGCACATTAGGTGACCGCTCTTTTAAATGTGCAGGGCCAAAACTGTGGAACGAACTGCCAAAAGACATACGTAATGCCACTACTGTACAAATTTTTAAACGTCTCCTCAAgacatatttatttaaaaaagcattCAATGTAGATAATTCTTAACTTTTTAGCTGCTTTATTGAAATTTTGATTAAGTATAGAGAATTAACTATTCATTACGTTTTTCAAGCGTATTCGTATATATATGATCGATAAGAGAGGAGGTATGATCTGTTATTCTACTAGCTTTAGCAATAACGGGCATATCCAAATATTCATGCGTTTGCTTATTATCATTGTACCTGATAAAATTCTCGTTTATGTCCCCAAAGATCAGAACTTCACGTCCCTTTCTATTCAAACACTCCAAATGCTTTTTTAAGATATTCATGGCAAAATATACGGTCTCCATTTGGATGTCTGTACACACAGCCAATAACGACATGCCTTTGTTGTGTTAGCTCAACCCAGCATGACTCAATTCCATCAGACGAAATATCGAGATCGCCGCACCTCCTGCTGAATACTAACTCATTAGAGAGATAAAGGCCAACGCATCCTGCTTGAGTTTTTGAGTTTGTGTTAATAAAACCATATCCTGGAATATTTCAATTTAAGCATCTACTTTCATTTCTTTTAGTTTTGGAAATGGCTACAATATCCGGAGAAGatttcaatgtttgtaaaatgtCATGTAATAAACGTTTATTTTGGTaagctaggtatcgaagagccagaacatttgcgcatgcgctgatggaatgtttgagcaagagagaaaaacgcagtacctccagacaccggcgctggagcgtcgtaccaaacgagtcatcccgggatttcagTCCGTGcaatcgcttttggacgcagttggcccttcgctgctttctgctaccgaccttgcctcccggcaCGGCAATGAGGCAGAGATATGTTGGCCCCTAAACCacatgtgacaaatcccacgcctactcacagctccgaacagcccttgtcaatatagcgtaaaaattagatggcttatatatttaacggaaaagtcattttctctgtcatatggtaagcaaagaagtcgcagattacaaagtgtgcgcatgcgccctgctaaaggtaacacacatacatacatgcaagcatgcataaactatatttcatctcgaatttcagaataactacaagagctaatatcttcgagacattacatttacaactaaaatacatagcatatacaggtacataactaaatacacaatatttgaagatatattaattaacaagaaaagccgctgtacaaaatgcgacacTCCATTCTCTTTAAACCCATTAAACACAGTGGTACGTATAAAATAAGGTAGCGCaattcgcaacttagctgatacgttagaaaaagaactaagaccataactggttgttttaggtttattgaaggacagaatgtaatttccaccaagatcatgcatgagaagattttgaatgcgcttattgcatagagatgtagagttt containing:
- the LOC138041287 gene encoding RYamide receptor-like; translated protein: MAISATSLVYALILSAMIIFNIAGNSLVCSLMLKKRAFKTAINWLLFHLAIADLLVAVFFIPPCTLNHFIEQPSGVTGDLLCKFITGGSFGWAAASASSFCLVAIAFERYNATLRPLLTLRHGRSLWLVPALWMLAILLNIPPIVVTAYDVERQMCVENFTDYTTRRAYYLSWSFANSVLPICIMGYLYTQIISCLRKPGLVQCSSPMSASQSRNKVTKMLISVSVIFITCWTPPTVLCVLSPVIPGGYGTVYPVITASALLNSCLNPLVYTLHSQKFRKSLVSLMFCCDNKKSAQSKEPLDKNQSPKFCQSSVKQSHFQNLK